Proteins encoded in a region of the Ziziphus jujuba cultivar Dongzao chromosome 3, ASM3175591v1 genome:
- the LOC107423073 gene encoding thiol-disulfide oxidoreductase LTO1: TYMAASSAYFLYILSTKFMEASCSYYLLSALLSFSLFFITQKCKLFDFGLQQIQKVVGLQLFIASLAILALNSSYSSSQPVPSSLAKIELPYFTIEITSPSSPFTLSLAKRLQSIGAKTYGAFWCSHYLEQKQMFGSEAAKLLNYVECFPDGYKKGTKILKACADAGIEGFPKWVINEQVRKLLSGEQELSNLAQASGFDVK; encoded by the exons ACCTACATGGCTGCTTCAAGTGCGTATTTCCTATACATTTTAAGCACTAAATTTATGGAGGCGTCATGCTCTTACTATCTATTATCTGCTCTCCTATCATTCAGCTTATTTTTCATCACTCAAAAATGTAAACTATTT GATTTTGGGTTGCAACAGATACAGAAAGTGGTGGGTTTACAGCTGTTTATAGCTAGTTTGGCGATTCTTGCTCTCAATTCATCATATAGCTCTTCACAACCTGTGCCCTCAAG CCTGGCAAAAATTGAACTACCATATTTTACAATTGAGATAACATCACCATCAAGTCCTTTTACTCTTTCTCTTGCAAAGCGTCTGCAATCAATTGGTGCTAAAACATATGGGGCTTTCTGGTGTTCACACTACCTAGAACAAAA GCAAATGTTTGGAAGTGAGGCGGCAAAACTATTGAATTATGTTGAATGCTTCCCTGATGGTTATAAGAAAggaaccaaaattttaaaggcATGCGCAGATGCTGGAATTGAAGGTTTTCCAAAATGGGTGATAAACGAGCAGGTGAGAAAGC TTTTGAGTGGTGAACAAGAGTTGTCAAATCTTGCACAAGCATCCGGTTTTGATGTTAAATGA
- the LOC107423072 gene encoding sulfate transporter 3.1: MGNADYECPHPVAIPPTKPFFKALGSSLKETFFPDDPFRQFKNQSVSRKIVLGLQYFVPILEWAPRYTLEFLKADVIAGITIASLAVPQGISYANLANLPPILGLYSSFVPPLVYAMLGSSRDLAVGTVAVGSLLISSMLAKEVNPFENTKLYVQLALTATFFAGLFQASLGLLRLGFVVDFLSHATIVGFMSGAATVVCLQQLKGILGLVHFTHETDLMSVIHSVVSQSHEWRWESGVLGCCFVFFLMLTKYLSKKKKAFFWINAMAPLTSVILGSLLVFLTHAEQHGVQVIGHLKKGLNPSSITELAFGSPYLTTAVKTGIITGVIGLAEGVAVGRSFATLKNYHIDGNKEMIAFGMMNIAGSCTSCYLTAGPFSRTAVNFNAGCKTAVSNIVMATAVMFTLLFLTPLFHYTPLVVLSSIIIVAMLGLIDYEAAIHLWKIDKLDFLVCIGAYAGVVFASVEVGLVIAVTISVLRVLLFIARPRTIVLGRINNSMIYRSIDQYPDANNVPGVLILHIDSPIYFANANYLRERISRWIYDEEDRLKSCGQTSLHYVILDISSVGSIDTSGISMLEEMKKNVDIKGMKLALANPRSEVIKKLEKSKFIEAIGQEWIYLTVGEAVAACNFVMHTCKSNAGEMEQNRQDDNV; encoded by the exons ATGGGCAACGCAGACTATGAATGCCCGCACCCTGTTGCGATTCCTCCAACAAAGCCATTCTTTAAGGCACTGGGCTCTTCTCTGAAAGAGACTTTCTTTCCTGATGACCCTTTCCGTCAATTCAAGAACCAGTCTGTTTCTAGAAAAATCGTACTGGGTCTTCAGTACTTCGTTCCCATCCTTGAATGGGCTCCTCGTTACACTTTGGAGTTCCTCAAAGCCGACGTCATTGCTGGAATTACCATTGCCAGTCTAGCTGTTCCTCAAGGAATAAGCTACGCAAACTTAGCCAACTTACCCCCAATTCTTGGGCTTT ATTCAAGCTTTGTGCCGCCATTGGTGTATGCGATGTTGGGAAGCTCAAGGGACTTGGCAGTGGGAACAGTGGCAGTAGGGTCGCTTCTGATATCTTCAATGCTAGCGAAAGAGGTTAATCCTTTTGAAAATACAAAGCTCTATGTTCAGTTGGCTCTCACTGCTACTTTCTTCGCTGGTCTTTTTCAAGCTTCTCTCGGCTTGTTAAG ACTTGGGTTTGTGGTAGACTTCTTGTCACATGCAACAATAGTGGGTTTCATGAGTGGAGCAGCCACAGTGGTCTGTCTTCAACAGCTCAAAGGGATACTTGGTTTAGTCCATTTCACTCATGAGACTGATCTTATGTCTGTCATACACTCTGTCGTTTCTCAATCACACGAG TGGAGATGGGAAAGCGGTGTTTTAGGTTGCTGTTTTGTCTTCTTTCTCATGCTTACCAAATACCTT agcaagaaaaagaaagctttCTTTTGGATAAACGCAATGGCACCTCTAACATCTGTGATCCTGGGTAGCCTTCTAGTCTTCCTCACCCACGCTGAACAACATGGCGTTCAAGTG ATTGGACATCTGAAAAAGGGATTAAATCCATCATCAATAACCGAGCTAGCATTTGGGTCACCATATCTAACAACCGCCGTTAAAACCGGCATTATCACTGGTGTTATAGGCCTTGCT GAAGGAGTAGCAGTTGGAAGAAGTTTTGCCACATTGAAGAATTACCATATTGATGGAAACAAAGAAATGATTGCTTTTGGAATGATGAACATTGCAGGCTCTTGTACTTCTTGCTACTTGACTGCTG GACCATTTTCAAGAACCGCAGTGAATTTCAATGCAGGCTGCAAAACCGCAGTCTCTAACATAGTGATGGCAACCGCAGTGATGTTCACACTGCTATTTCTAACGCCTTTGTTCCATTACACACCACTTGTGGTTCTTTCCTCCATTATCATAGTTGCCATGCTAGGTCTCATAGACTATGAAGCTGCCATCCACCTCTGGAAGATTGACAAATTGGATTTCCTTGTTTGCATCGGAGCTTATGCTGGTGTTGTCTTTGCCAGTGTCGAAGTTGGCCTAGTTATCGCG GTCACCATTTCCGTGCTAAGAGTGCTTCTGTTCATAGCGCGGCCGAGAACCATTGTTTTAGGCAGAATTAACAACTCCATGATTTACAGAAGCATTGATCAATACCCAGATGCTAACAATGTTCCTGGAGTTCTTATTCTTCACATCGATTCGCCCATCTACTTTGCCAATGCAAACTACTTGAGGGAAAG GATCTCGAGGTGGATCTATGATGAGGAAGACAGGTTAAAATCTTGTGGACAAACTAGCTTACACTATGTTATACTTGACATCAGCt CGGTTGGTAGCATTGATACAAGTGGGATCAGTATGCTTGAGGAGATGAAGAAAAATGTTGATATAAAGGGTATGAAG CTCGCGTTGGCAAACCCAAGAAGTGAGGTGATCAAAAAGCTCGAGAAGTCAAAGTTCATCGAGGCAATCGGTCAAGAATGGATATACCTTACAGTAGGAGAGGCAGTGGCAGCATGTAACTTCGTGATGCATACCTGCAAATCAAATGCAGGTGAAATGGAACAAAACAGACAAGATGACAATGTATGA
- the LOC107423113 gene encoding protein IQ-DOMAIN 19, whose protein sequence is MGKTSRWLRTFLTGKKEKEKCPNSNQNSKIPTENKPTTPISIPQTTPKEKRRWSFRRSSATAATPPSKDSNSAEAISTTPTIEKTQLDAENEQKKHAMAVAVATAAAADAAVAAAQAAAAVIRLTAAAKGRNSAIEEAAAIKIQSVFRSYLARKALCALKGLVKLQALVRGHLVRKRATTTLRCMQALVTVQARARAQRIRQVEDGKPVNHRPSTHRRSVQENGFRHSYEMDRGMEENIKIVEMDLGDAKASTKSRNSYSIQPFVTEHKFSTPQYASNRASSKQESYQIQISPAPSNLTDMSPRACSGHFEDYSFGTAQSSPQYYSAISKPDPSRVPFAFPRPEYAESVSYDYQLFPNYMANTESSKAKVRSQSAPKQRPESFERQPSRRRASVEGRNIPRAVRMQRSSSHVGATAHNYQYPLSIKLDRSTVSLKESECGSTSTLLTNTNYCRSLVAYDPHGNRY, encoded by the exons ATGGGGAAGACAAGCAGATGGCTAAGAACTTTCTTGAcagggaagaaagaaaaagaaaaatgtcctAATAGCAATCAGAATTCTAAAATTCCCACTGAGAATAAGCCTACAACTCCAATTTCAATCCCACAGACAACACCAAAAGAGAAAAGGAGATGGAGTTTTCGAAGATCATCGGCTACAGCAGCAACTCCTCCTTCAAAGGATTCAAATTCTGCAGAGGCAATCTCCACGACTCCAACAATCGAAAAGACTCAATTGGATGCAGAGAATGAGCAGAAAAAGCATGCCATGGCTGTTGCAGTTGCTACTGCTGCAGCTGCCGATGCTGCAGTTGCTGCTGCACAGGCTGCTGCTGCTGTGATCCGCTTGACTGCTGCAGCTAAGGGAAGAAACAGTGCCATTGAAGAAGCTGCTGCTATTAAAATTCAATCTGTTTTCCGCTCTTATTTG GCCAGAAAAGCTTTGTGTGCATTGAAAGGATTGGTGAAGCTGCAGGCATTGGTTAGAGGTCACCTTGTGAGAAAACGAGCCACAACTACTCTGCGGTGCATGCAGGCATTGGTGACGGTTCAGGCTCGAGCTCGTGCTCAGAGGATCCGGCAGGTTGAAGATGGAAAGCCTGTGAATCATCGGCCATCGACTCACCGGAGATCAGTGCAGGAAAATGGTTTCAGGCATTCATAT GAAATGGATAGAGGCATGGAGGAGAACATCAAGATTGTGGAGATGGATCTTGGTGATGCAAAAGCAAGTACAAAGAGCAGAAACAGCTATTCAATTCAGCCATTTGTTACAGAGCACAAATTTTCGACACCTCAGTACGCATCGAATCGAGCAAGTTCAAAGCAAGAGAGCTACCAAATTCAGATTTCACCAGCTCCATCAAATCTAACCGATATGAGTCCAAGAGCTTGCAGTGGACATTTCGAGGACTATTCTTTCGGCACCGCACAGAGCAGTCCTCAGTACTACTCTGCCATATCGAAACCGGATCCTTCAAGAGTTCCATTTGCATTCCCCAGGCCAGAGTATGCAGAATCAGTTTCATATGATTATCAATTGTTTCCAAACTACATGGCCAATACCGAATCTTCCAAGGCCAAAGTCCGGTCGCAGAGCGCGCCGAAGCAGAGGCCGGAATCTTTTGAAAGGCAACCGAGCCGGAGAAGAGCATCGGTGGAAGGAAGGAATATACCGAGAGCTGTGAGGATGCAAAGGTCTTCTTCTCATGTGGGTGCCACTGCTCATAATTACCAGTATCCTTTGTCCATCAAGCTTGATAGATCCACAGTTTCGCTTAAAGAAAGTGAATGTGGCTCCACTAGTACCTTGCTCACTAATACCAACTATTGCAGATCTCTTGTGGCTTATGAT CCTCATGGAAATAGGTACTAA
- the LOC107423138 gene encoding uncharacterized protein LOC107423138 → MAEAEAGSGTTGSSETSLKDKGNEFFKAGNYLKAAAVYTQAIKQDPNNPTLYSNRAAAFLQLVKLNKALADAETTITLNPQWEKGYFRKGCILEAMERYDDALAAFQTALQYNPQSTEVSRKIKRISQLVKDKKRAQEVENMRSNVDMAKHLDKLKTEMSEKCGSEECWKDMFAFLVETMEAAVKSWHETSKVDARVYFLLDQEKTQTDKYAPIVNIDKAFESPHTHSSCFSYLRQYAEDSFSRAACLIAPKSIISYPQVWKGQGSRKWRHGQHDGFFVQFETPFLRKLWFIASSNEFGQTLCRDPEVLDISVHEVLPRLFKKKSMS, encoded by the exons ATGGCGGAAGCTGAGGCGGGATCAGGTACAACCGGCTCATCGGAAACATCTTTGAAAGACAAGGGCAATGAGTTTTTCAAAGCAGGGAACTATCTCAAAGCCGCCGCAGTCTACACCCAGGCCATCAAGCAAGACCCTAACAATCCCACTCTTTATAG CAACCGTGCTGCAGCATTTCTGCAATTAGTTAAGCTCAACAAAGCACTTGCTGATGCTGAGACAACAATTACATTGAACCCCCAGTGGGAAAAG GGATATTTCCGAAAAGGATGCATATTAGAGGCCATGGAACGATATGATGAT GCATTAGCTGCCTTCCAAACAGCTTTGCAGTACAATCCACAAAGTACAGAAGTATCAAGAAAGATAAAACGGATCTCCCAGCTGGTGAAAGATAAGAAGCGAGCTCAGGAAGTGGAGAATATGAGATCCAATGTTGACATGGCAAAGCATTTGGATAAACTGAAAACTGAAATG TCTGAAAAGTGTGGatctgaagaatgttggaaagATATGTTTGCTTTCCTTGTTGAGACCATGGAAGCAGCTGTAAAGTCATGGCATGAAACTTCTAAGGTTGATGCTAGAGTATACTTTCTTCTCGATCAGGAAAAGACGCAGACTGATAAGTATGCTCCAATTGTGAATATTGATAAG GCTTTTGAATCACCCCATACGCACAGCAGTTGTTTTTCATATCTGAGGCAGTATGCGGAGGATTCTTTTTCCAGAGCAGCTTGCTTGATAGCCCCCAAAAGTATCATATCTTATCCGCAG GTTTGGAAAGGACAAGGATCTAGAAAGTGGAGGCATGGGCAACATGATggtttttttgttcaatttgagaCACCCTTTCTACGGAAGCTGTGGTTTATTGCCAGCTCCAATGAATTCGGGCAAACTTtatgcag GGATCCAGAGGTTTTGGATATCAGTGTTCATGAAGTGCTTCCTCGTCTGTTCAAAAAGAAGTCCATGTCATAG
- the LOC107423110 gene encoding leucine-rich repeat extensin-like protein 6 encodes MKNPTLTLALFVIFSVIFLSKPSYQASYPPPNITNPRLQKAYTALQAWKQHITSDPNNFTSNWCGPDVCHYTGVYCAPAPHDPHTLTVAGIDLNHANIAGSLPEELGLLTDLALFHINSNRFCGSIPYGFSNLHLLHELDISNNKFSGQFPCVFLSIPSLRYLDIRFNSFYGDIPSALFDLKLDALFINNNKFQSSLPKNIGNSPVSVIVLANNDLGGCLPSSLGNMKKTLNEIIISNSGITGCLPCEIGLLDKVTVLDVSFNKLGGSLPESLAGMKSLEQLNIAHNMFSGEIPDGICSLPRLENFTYSFNYFCRESPACLKLPEKDDRKNCIPYRPFQRSQQECASFYAHPVDCGAFGCSPRSPPPPPPPSLPPPPPEQHF; translated from the coding sequence ATGAAAAACCCAACTCTCACTCTAGCCCTTTTTGTCATCTTCTCTGTCATATTCCTCTCTAAACCTTCATACCAAGCTTCTTATCCTCCACCCAATATCACAAATCCTAGACTTCAAAAGGCCTACACAGCTCTCCAAGCATGGAAACAACATATAACCTCAGACCCAAATAACTTCACCTCCAACTGGTGTGGACCTGATGTCTGTCACTACACCGGAGTTTACTGTGCACCAGCCCCACATGACCCTCACACCCTCACAGTCGCCGGCATAGACCTAAATCACGCCAACATAGCTGGTTCATTGCCCGAAGAGCTCGGCCTTTTGACAGACTTAGCTCTGTTCCATATAAACTCAAACCGCTTCTGTGGTTCAATCCCATATGGTTTTTCCAATCTCCATCTTCTTCACGAGCTCGATATCAGCAACAACAAGTTTTCAGGCCAGTTTCCTTGCGTTTTCCTTTCAATCCCTTCGCTTAGATACTTGGATATCAGATTCAACAGCTTCTATGGTGACATTCCCTCTGCTCTGTTCGATCTGAAACTCGATGCTCTgttcatcaacaacaacaagtTCCAATCTTCATTGCCCAAAAACATAGGGAATTCACCTGTTTCAGTGATTGTATTGGCTAATAATGATCTCGGAGGTTGTTTGCCTTCGAGTTTGGGAAATATGAAGAAAACACTGAACGAGATTATCATCAGCAACAGTGGGATCACAGGGTGTTTGCCATGTGAAATAGGATTGCTTGACAAAGTGACTGTGTTAGATGTGAGCTTTAATAAACTTGGGGGTTCTTTGCCTGAATCTTTGGCAGGCATGAAAAGCTTGGAGCAGCTGAACATAGCTCACAACATGTTCTCAGGGGAGATTCCTGATGGCATATGTTCTTTGCCAAGGTTGGAGAATTTTACTTACTCTTTCAACTACTTCTGTCGTGAATCTCCGGCGTGCCTGAAGTTGCCGGAAAAAGATGACAGAAAGAATTGTATTCCTTATAGACCATTTCAGAGGTCACAGCAAGAATGTGCCTCTTTCTATGCTCATCCTGTTGATTGTGGTGCCTTTGGTTGCTCTCCTAGAAGTCCTCCGCCGCCACCACCGCCATCACTGCCGCCGCCGCCACCAGAGCAGCATTTTTAG